GGTCTGAGGATGGAGGACTACCTCCCACAGAGAAGGGGGTTGCTGTGTGAACTGGCTTACTGTGACCTTGATAATAACTATGAGGCTGAACACAGCAAACAGGCAAAGCAAACTGCTGCCCAcagattttttgtttaaaaaccaaacagaaaccAAGATAAGATGAAaaccaaataaaaccaaaaaacagtGTTTGGAACTCCAGGGGTTGAGTCTGGAGAGCTAAAATTTTTCTTGAGAACTATTACTCCTTCAAAGCATCAaatatttgactttatttttttaaataattttatttatgtttggctctgctgggtcttcactactgtgcaggctttttctagctgcagcaagtgggggctcttctgtagttgcagtatgcagtcttctcattgcagtggcttctctcgttgtggagcacaggctctagggcatgtgggcttcagtatttgcagggtgcaggttcagtagttgcggttccagGCTTTCGAGTACAGGCTCaatgtggtgcacgggcttagttgctccgcagcatgtgggatctttccccggcaagggattgaacctatgtcctctgcattggcaggtgttcttttaccactgagccaccagggagcccagcatcaaattttaaatttgtaaataatgttgAAAATCTTCTTGTCCTTCTTAGTCACTCTAGGTCATTTTAAACCTCACTCAGCTGGATCTTACATTTTGCTAAACTAAAGAGAACTATGCCTTTTGAatttttgtgtctgtcttttaTAGTTATAGGTATTTACttacaaatatttcaaattacaaattattcagaaaattactcattttctcttttgattcacTCTTGGCTTACATCTGCATTCCAGCATGTTGTCACAGTATGCAAAGTAAGAGTGAAGACCCAGAAGAAGGGCCAAGGTAGCAGTTCTCTTACTCTGTGAGCCCCCAAAGCCTTTTACTTTCTACCGAGTCATGTCCTGTGCTGAGTTATAGGAAGGGATATACTCAGTGAAGAAATAGTCTGAGGGAGTTGGGTCAGCTTGGTTTCTGGGATTTAAAAATGTATCCCCAGCCAGGCTGTGACCCAGGGCCAACCTTCATCCCACCAGTTGGCTTCTGAGCAGGTCTCAAGGGCCCGAAAAAGTAGCTCCTGAGTTGCAGTCCCTGCCCTCTGGCAGGGAGGCACCCCCTGCACCCCCGTGGCTCAGCTCAGGAAGGTCAGACCATTGACCAGCAGTATATGGCTGGAGCCGAATGGGGACAGAGGGAGACAagtgctagggaaaaaaaaataaaaataaaataaaaatgtatcccTCTACCCCAGAGCTTTGGTGTGTGTATGAGGGGAAGTCAAGATAGGTTGGACCCCAGCACACATCCTCTCCACAGACTCTGAGACTTGGGTCCCAGGACTCGATGTATCTGCACTGCTGCCCTCTGACCTCAGCCGCTACTTCCGATATGAGGGGTCTCTCACCACACCCCCCTGTGCCCAGGGGGTCATCTGGACTGTGTTCAACCAGACAGTAAAGCTGAGTGCTAAGCAGGTGGGGTTGGGGTGTGGTGGTGACATTGGGGATGAGGAGGCAGAAAGAGATGAAGGGGCCATGTGGGGGAAGTGGGGGACGTGGACAGTAAGCCTGTGACCCATTTGCTTCTGTGTTATGAGCCCACCCCTCACTGTCTGCTGTCCTCCCcagctccacaccctctctgacTCCCTGTGGGGACCTGATGACTCTCGGCTGCAGCTGAACTTCCGAGCTACGCAGCCTTTGAATGGGCGAATAATTGAGGCCTCCTTCCCCGCTGGCGTGGATGGCAGCCCTAGGACTGTTGAACCAGGTGCCACTTTGTCTACTGATGCTGGGACCCCCCCTCCAGCCACAGGGCCTGCATCCTCTCTTGTGTCCTCACTTGTCTGTCACTGGTGGTCACAGCCCCCAGCTCTAACATCTGCTTTTTCTCTTCAGTCCACCTGAATTCCTGTCTCGCTGCTGGTGAGTCTGTGCCCCCTCCCTTGGCACTGTTCAGCCAGGGGCTAGTCAGGACCACCATTGCTACCTCTGCGTTTCTGTAGAACAGACTCCAAGCCCAATAGGATAGTGTTGGATCAAGGTGGGGCTTACCCTGTCATCCCCAGAGCAAGAGTTGGTCAGAATGAAGCTCAAAAAAACTCCTCCAGTCCTCCTTCCCAAGCCACCTTTTTTGTCTTTAAGGAGGAAAAGGGTGCTTATCTTACCCCTCCTTGTGTACCCACCCCCTTCCCTTAGCTGGCCCCTGCTGGAGACACAGGGAGCAGCAGCGGAACTTCGGACAgagctggtggggtggggtgcaggtGGAAGCCTCTCTGAAGGAATCCTACAGGCTCCTCCTCACTCCCTGAGGcagtctctttcctcctccctccaggcGACATCCTGGCCCTGGTTTTTGGCCTCCTCTTTGCTGTTACCAGCATCGCCTTCCTTGTGCAAATGAGAAGGCAGCAAAGGTATTATACTGACCCTCTCCCTCaggcccagcccccacctccccaagTGGAGTCCAGAGCAGCTCCATGCAAATTGCATGCAAATGAGCTCATCCCTGGTGAGATTTCTGATTAGGCTTCCCTGTTGTGTAGACATACAAGTGAGACCAAAGGGAGTGTTAGCTACCACCCAGCAGAGGTCACCGAGACTGTTGCCTAGAGGCCTGCCACTTGGAGAATACGCAGAGAAGCTGGTCAGAGGAATCCGAGGGGCAGCTGAAGACTGTCCTGTTCATTACACCACTTCCTTTTAAACctccaaagatatttttaaaaatgaatatttctaaTAAAACCTGTGGAAAGCAAATCCTTGTCTCCTAAATCAAAAGGATGGTGCATTCATTTCCTATCACTGCTAtaacaaactaccacaaactTAATGGTAatggaaatttattctcttaGAGTTCTAGAGGTCAGATGTCCAAAATGAATCTTATGGGCTAAAGTCAAGGTGTCTTCAGGGATGGTTCCCTCTGGACACTCTTGAGGGGAGAATATTTTCctgcctttttcagcttctagaagccaagcattccttggcttgtagcccCTTCCttgcatcactccaatctcttgCTTCCATTGTCACATCACCTACAACTGCGTTgaaaggacccttgtgattatgtTGGGCCCACGCAGATAACCTagaataatctccccatctcagaaTCCTTAACTTGACTTCAAAGTCCCTTTTCCCATGTAAGGTGACATTTCAcaggattaggatgtggacatctttgatGAGGCAGCAGGAGTCTGCCTAACATAGATGTCATCAGGAAGTGGGCAGAAATGACCTATAGTGTTGGAATGaccgtgtgtgtgtttgtctgtgtctgtctgtctatagTGTTggaatgactgtgtgtgtgtctgtctctctgtctatAGGGCAGGCTCAGTCTCTAGGCTTAAAATCAATGAGGCTTTTGGGCTTTCACCCTGCTCAAGTGAAACCAATGTAGTTTTGTGGTTTTGCCTTCCAGTTGTGTTGTGCCCAGCCACCTGCTGGAATGGGGCAGTGCCGCTGACGGCAGCTCCTCTGCCCTGTGGGGAATAAGGGCCAGGCTGCTCCtccagccctgccaggctcctctgctccacACAGCCCGTTCACAACCCCTCCTCGGTGAGCCTAGTGCCCCCATCCCTCTGGCTCACTCAGAGCTCCTTCCAACTTCACTCTTCCCCTGAGGCATCCTCTCCACCTTCTCCACTTTGGAAAATTACCACCACCACTGCCAATACCCAAGAAAGGCTTAAAGGGCCCCATCATGCTGGTAACATCAGTTTTATTGGTTGGGTTGGCAGCTAGcctggctgggggcagggccagCCCTCAGAGGTTGTTGAGCTCCAGCAGTGTCTGGTCAAGGGTCTGGTGGATCTCCACGTTCTCCTCCTTGGCACTGGCCAAGGTCTCTGCGAGGGGAAGCAACCCgtgagcaggggtggggtggggagacatGAGGGGAGAAACATGGGGAGGCATGGACAGGGGGTGTGACAGACACGGAGTGGGCTGGAGGCATAcaaagacacaaacattcagggATCTGGGGACCCCTTGGGTGGGACAGACAGATGGACTGACCAAGACAGGGATGCCTCACTCAAGGCTTTGGGGCCATGGAGGTGTATGGGAAGGCCCGAGTCATAAACTAATTTACCCTCCTTCTTTAGAAGGTTCAAGAGTTTGGAAACAGGAGGAAAGACAAAGACTGAGCCAGGAAAGGGAGTGTCAGACAGACAAACTCTAGGCAGAAAACAGACCTGCAGCGAAAGCCCCCACATTGCTGGCATCCAGTGTCATTCCAAACGTCATCCCGGACCTTTAACAACCTTACACCCCTCTCCTACACGTCACCAGCCCACTCCCCTTCCAGTCATTCCTTTATATCCTGGAATCTCAGCTGAGCACTCTAAGGGCAGTGACATGCCTGGGTTTGCAGAAGGGCATGTATCTCAGAGGCACCAGAGGGCCCGTGGTGAATGACACAGTCATACATGCCCACATGCGTCAGTGAGAGTCATGCAGAGGGGGTTCTGGGGTAGGCCTCAGTGTTTTGTGGGTGATCTCAGTGGGGAAGGGAGTCACAAGATTAGGGGTGCCCACAGGAGCCAGGGTCTCAGCAGTGAACCAGTGCTCTGTGGGGGTGATGGCAGTGCTCTTTAGAGGGcaggaaaacagcatggagaccAAATGGAGTTTATTAAGCAGCAGAGAGTGGTGGAGGCCGGCAGTAGAGGGAGGAGTGGATGGATATAGAAGGATAAAGCAAGTGCCAGGATGGGCAGCGGATGTGGCGAGGGCTCTCCTAGGCTGCACCCAGCCTGGCTTTGCAGTGTTGGCAATTTCTGCTCCTCCTGCTGGCCCTGCTTCCCatagagaaaatggaaaggagaagagagagggggcCAAGGGCCACGCTGGTGAGGGGCTCAGAGGGAGGTGATGTCATTGAGCGCGTTGTCCAGCTCCTCACTGATCGCCTTGTACTTCATCTTCTGTGCATAGACTTCATCTGGTGGGGGGTCCAGGAGAGGGGGGGCCAGGTGGGAGTGTGGGGAGAAGGAATGGAGGGAAAGAGGAGTGGAAGGAGAGAGGGTAATAGAAAGAGAGAACAAGAATCAGAGAGAGGTGGATGAAGATGGAATGAGGGAGACAGGCCAGAGAACAGGCTGGACAGCCATCAgggccccctcctctcctctctgtacCCCTATGTCTTTTATCCTTCTCTGTACCCCAAGTTGGTGCTTCCCCAAGGAGCTCCTGCCTCCCCCCAGGGACCTGGGGGCACAGTGCTTTGCATAAGCAGGAGTGCTTGCTGCAAGGGGAGGACACTCAAGCCAGAAAGGTCTAAAGTCGGAGAGAAAATTGAGGCTTTCCTGAGAGGGCTGGAAGCAAGAGATGTGGGagttatgaaagtgaaataaaagggaaagacAGTTTTAGGCACGACGTTGTTGATAAGAGTGAGAAGTAGCTACAGACTAGCAAACACCTggatatttgttttcattaaatcTAGCTTAGAATAGTATTTTCCATTAATGTTTTTATGAAAACCTACATATTAAACCAAACAGCTCTCTATTTAATAAAGAGGGTGCTGTACTTGGAGACAGTGTTATCTGGATCAGTGCTACTCAGAGTCTGGTCTGAGGACCAGCAGCATCTGCATTGTCAGGGTGCTTGttagacacagattcagtccaAAGTCACCAGTCACTTCAGAGCAGGACCcaggaatttgtattttttaaaaactctctgaGGGGATTCTCATGCCCACTCAAGTTTGCAAAGCACTGGAGTTGATGGGGCTACATCATCTATCTACTTGGATGGGAGGCACAGACTGCCAAAACCTGTGGAGTCCTAGGGGATTCAGTCCTAATTTACCACTGGCAAGTCTCATGGGATAGGAAGATAAGTCATGGGTGGTACAGACCTATTTTGAAAGTCTTGGGGGTACAGAGGAATATCCTTTTTACCTTCCAGGTCATCGATGGTTTTCTCCAACTTTGCCACCGACCTTTCAGCAAACTCTGCTCGGGTCTCAGCCTGGGTGTAAAAGCAAGAtggggaaaaatgacaaaaatctaGGCCCTCCCAGACACTATCACTTAAGTCAACCTTCTGTTCTGCCCCTGTTCCCAATTCCTGCCACAGGAGGTctctggtagggattggggggcTTGAAGGTCATTCGGACTGGAAGGACTCTCACCTCCTTTAGCTTCTCCTCCAGCAGTTTGATCTCCTCTTcatatttatcttctttggtgGAATACTTTTAGGGACAGACACAGGTCATCAGTACACCACCCCCACAAAGCCTTCATTTCTTCACGGAGCCCCACAGGCTACTCCTGATTTTGTCTCCATCAAACACTGCGCCCCGCCCTGCCTGGGCCCATCGCCTCCCTCCCCTGAAGGAACCCATCCTCACTGCCCCTCTGCCCCCTCTACCTTGTCCGCTTGGGCTTCCAGGGATTTCAAGTTGTTGGTAACAATTTTCAGCTCCTCCTCTAGGTCCCCACATTTACTGCAGGGGGGTGTGTGGCAGGGTGGGATGTGAAGGCACAGTGGGGGAGACAGTGGAGGTGGCAcagtggggaaggggtggaggagagaagagaagagcaaAGTTGTGAGAGTGACAGCAGGCAGAGACTGGAAGCCCCAGGGCCTTCCCGACCCCCAGCAGTTTGAGAGAGAGCAGCCTGAGGTGGAGGGGAAGGTGAGCCGAGAGAAGGTGCCATTGGCCAGAAAGGTCCAGAGAGGTGACTACCTCCTCCTCTGAGGCCATCAGGGACTTGAGGGCCTGATCCATGGTTCGAAGCTCCTCCTCCAGCTGCCTGGCTCGGCTGGGGGCCAGCAGGTAGGGGTCAGAGGCAGGACCTGTCTCTGGGGTCCCCTGACTGGGGAAGCACCTCCCACTGCACAGAGTGCCCCACAGCCATGGGCTCAGGCCGAGGTTCACTTGCTACCCTGGGGTGTCCTTACCTCTCAGCCACCTCAGCTCTCTCTTCTGAGCGCTCCAGCTCTCCTTCCAGGATCACCAGTTTCCTGGCCACCTGTGGGGATGGGGGAGCGAGGAGGAAATCCATGGTGAATGATTGGGGGTGCCTGGGGTTCAGGTGTGAGAACAAAGTGGAGCAGGGCTGTCACCTCCTCATATTTGCGGTCCGAATCCTCAGCGATGTGCTTGGCCTCCTtcagctgcatctcctgcagctccatcTTTTCCTCATCCTTCATAGCTCGGTTTTCGATGACCTTCATTCCTCTGAGAGGCAGGgtgagtggtgggggtggggttaggTCCAGCAGGGACaggctcccagctccctccccaccccatcctctgaggacccccctgcccacctctcGCTCTCATCAGCTGCCTTCTcagcctcctccagcttctgcaGGGCTGTAGCCAGACGCTCCTGTGCCCGGTCCAGCTCCTCCTCTACCAGCTGAATGCGGCGGTTCAGGGAGGCCACATCTGCCTCAGCCTGTAAGTCAAAGGTCAGAGGTCAGAAAGGCTGTGTCTGCCTTGGATGAGGATCAGAGAGGCATCAGAAGATGGTTAAGATGCTTGTCAGAACAAAGCTAAGCTTTCTGGCCTCCAGACAttcaacctattttttttttttttttttcactaaaccaTCTTCTTCGCAGATTCTGTGTTCCAGCCCAAAACATGCACTCTTGGACAAGCTCCATTCCCCTGCTTCGGGGCCTCTGCTAGCACTGTGCATAGTCTCCAGTGGGTATCTGCACACAAATCCCCCCGTCCTGTGTGAGAGCACTCCAACTGCTGGGATCAGGTCTGAGGTATCCCTGACTCCTCAGCGGAGTCTGGCTCAGGCAAGGGGTGGGAAAGAATCAGGCCAACCAGGCCACAATGCTGCGAAAATCCGCCAATCACAGAATCAAGCCCTATGATGTCACTGGCTGCCAGGCAGACTCACAGCAGGAAGCTTAGGCGGCAAGCCAGGCTGTAGCCGGAGGCTCTCTGCCAGTGCTGGATGCAAGTGGGGGCAGTGCAAGCGCAGTGTGAGTGGCAGTTCCGCCACTGATCCTGCAATATAGAGGCAAAATCGTGGAGGTTTTGGAGATGGTCCACAGAAAGGGATGATACCTTGAGAAAAAGAGGACAGAGCAAGAAAGATcccaaaaaggcaaaggagagaagcagTGCAATTTGGTGTTAAGAACATCTGCTCTGAGTGAGACTGCTGTCTTTGAGctacttgtgtgaccttgggtaaactTATTTAGTCTCTCTAAGCCTTGGTTCCTCCTTTGTAGAATGTTCTGAGATAATGCAGTGCTTCTAACGCTGGATTAATAACAGACCATcaaggaggaaacaaacaaaaaaaaatccaagttcttTAGCTCCATCCTGGAGCCACTGAACTGAGATCTCCAGGGCAGAGGCTTCGAAatcctatctttttttcttttttaagctttcAAGGGAttctgaggagcctggcagggggttgcagagtcagacatgactgagcgagtatcACTCATTCACTCAAGGGATTCTGATGATAAGCAATCTTGGGAAATAGTAAAATAACACACAGAAAGCACTTGAGCACGTGCCTACAGAGTCCCCATCCCATAAACGCGGGACTCTAGGTTCAGGATTGGAAAGGAGAAGGGACCAGTGCAggggaagaagagagtgagagGGGAGAGACAGGTGGCAGCACTGGGGGAAGGACAGGGGAAACAGCACCATATGTAGAAAGTAGTGTTGCCCTTACACTCCAGGGGCTAAAGGCCACCTAGAGTGACAAGGAACCCATCCTGGGCACAGGACTGGATGACTCCGTGTGCAAGGATTCTGGGGACCGCACTGGGGGTTGGGAAGAATGACTCTGAGGAATCCTGGAGGTCTAGAGAGAGGTGAGACTCTATAAAAGGGAACCTCTCTTCATGGTCATAGGGTAACAAGTGACTCTGGAGAACCTGGGAAGTCCTGGGGCCTGCAACACAGGACTGACTTTTGGCGTTTTGTGCTTCTCAAGTTTTTCCCAGTTAGGGATGCTGCTCTCTTAACCACAGGACAGACAGTGCCATCCCCATTGCACAAACGGGAagcaagagaggaaggagagactgAGGCAGTGTGTGAGTTAAGTGCTGTGTTCAAGGTCATACAAGTCTGGGCAGTGCTTCCTCTCTACTCCCGGCGCTGCTGCCCCGCTTCCCCAGCTCTGTTcctgtcctcccctcctcctcttcagcCCCCACCCAGCTCCTTGGGTTTCCAGGCCTGCCTCCAGCTGCACTGGGCCGTAGTTATTTATAGAGTGTCAGATGCCCAGGGTCGCCTTCACCAGCAGCTGCAGGTCAGTTCCCTTCCAAGTGCCAGGGTGGGTGAAGAACCAAAACCAAAGACTGGAGGTCAGAGAAACCAACCTTGGGGGCAGAGGGGGGTGGGGAACATGGATAATGGTCAACACAAACAGTAATGTCATCTCTGATCTCGGATGTTCAGACCATGCTTATGCTAATCCCCCCATCCACCCAAGTTGAAGCCTCATTTTAAACTTAATCCTGGGTGGAAGGCAAATAGGGAACAGGAGGCAGAGAAAGTACCAGGTCCAAAGTGTTATGGCCATTCTCCTACCTCAAGGTGGGGGTTAGGACTGGCAGGAGGTGGAGATGTCTGGTTAGGAGGTATGGGGTGGGCAGAGAAATCTCAGAGTGAGCAGGACTTGCCAAGGTGGCTGCCCTGGCATTTGTGGCCTTGTCCCTCTGCCCGTGGCCTGGCATGGTCTCGAGGCTGACAGCTTAATGAGGGTAAATAAGGGACCGACAGAACCTGAGCTGGGGGCCTAGTGCACAGCAGGGCCACTGGAGCCAGAGGTCAAGGCCAGGGAATTTCTAATGGCCCCCCAGGGGTGTAACTCAAGTCAGGGCCCATCTTTGGATTCGTTTTCTCTCCCCCTGCCCATAGCACCTACACCCACAGCCCACACCCCCAAAATGTAGCTGCAGTCTTCTCTCCATTTTCAGCTGGAGGATTAGTTGAGGTGGAGGGTAAATTCTTGTACTACCCACCCCCACGATGACTCATTGTTTGATCACTGTACATTCTAAGAGCTGGAACCCAATGGAATTGCAATGCTATGTCCTCTGGGGGAAGTGGTAAGTGGTTTTGATTTACCCACTGTCTTGAATTATTTGTGCCAGCTTGCTCTAGCCTGGGTTCTTGCAAGGAAACCCTTTCAGTCCTGCTGAAGAAGGTCCCTCCATCCCCATCTGGGACCCCTTACAGTGCACTAATTCTCCCACACCCCCAGGTCCACACTCACGTCAGTGGCTTTCTTCTCAGCCTGCTCCAGTTTCTCCTGGGCAT
This portion of the Bubalus bubalis isolate 160015118507 breed Murrah chromosome 3, NDDB_SH_1, whole genome shotgun sequence genome encodes:
- the TPM2 gene encoding tropomyosin beta chain isoform X2; translation: MDAIKKKMQMLKLDKENAIDRAEQAEADKKQAEDRCKQLEEEQQALQKKLKGTEDEVEKYSESVKDAQEKLEQAEKKATDAEADVASLNRRIQLVEEELDRAQERLATALQKLEEAEKAADESERGMKVIENRAMKDEEKMELQEMQLKEAKHIAEDSDRKYEEVARKLVILEGELERSEERAEVAESKCGDLEEELKIVTNNLKSLEAQADKYSTKEDKYEEEIKLLEEKLKEAETRAEFAERSVAKLEKTIDDLEETLASAKEENVEIHQTLDQTLLELNNL
- the TPM2 gene encoding tropomyosin beta chain isoform X4; its protein translation is MDAIKKKMQMLKLDKENAIDRAEQAEADKKQAEDRCKQLEEEQQALQKKLKGTEDEVEKYSESVKDAQEKLEQAEKKATDAEADVASLNRRIQLVEEELDRAQERLATALQKLEEAEKAADESERGMKVIENRAMKDEEKMELQEMQLKEAKHIAEDSDRKYEEVARKLVILEGELERSEERAEVAESRARQLEEELRTMDQALKSLMASEEEYSTKEDKYEEEIKLLEEKLKEAETRAEFAERSVAKLEKTIDDLEETLASAKEENVEIHQTLDQTLLELNNL
- the TPM2 gene encoding tropomyosin beta chain isoform X3 gives rise to the protein MDAIKKKMQMLKLDKENAIDRAEQAEADKKQAEDRCKQLEEEQQALQKKLKGTEDEVEKYSESVKDAQEKLEQAEKKATDAEADVASLNRRIQLVEEELDRAQERLATALQKLEEAEKAADESERGMKVIENRAMKDEEKMELQEMQLKEAKHIAEDSDRKYEEVARKLVILEGELERSEERAEVAESRARQLEEELRTMDQALKSLMASEEEYSTKEDKYEEEIKLLEEKLKEAETRAEFAERSVAKLEKTIDDLEDEVYAQKMKYKAISEELDNALNDITSL
- the TPM2 gene encoding tropomyosin beta chain isoform X1, with translation MDAIKKKMQMLKLDKENAIDRAEQAEADKKQAEDRCKQLEEEQQALQKKLKGTEDEVEKYSESVKDAQEKLEQAEKKATDAEADVASLNRRIQLVEEELDRAQERLATALQKLEEAEKAADESERGMKVIENRAMKDEEKMELQEMQLKEAKHIAEDSDRKYEEVARKLVILEGELERSEERAEVAESKCGDLEEELKIVTNNLKSLEAQADKYSTKEDKYEEEIKLLEEKLKEAETRAEFAERSVAKLEKTIDDLEDEVYAQKMKYKAISEELDNALNDITSL